In a single window of the Cucumis melo cultivar AY chromosome 11, USDA_Cmelo_AY_1.0, whole genome shotgun sequence genome:
- the LOC103498807 gene encoding cationic amino acid transporter 9, chloroplastic, translating into MGARNLQTVSSSSSSSSFFSRFWSSALRTKPLISPSDASSNRTNSGDGLVRRLGVIDLVLLGVGASIGAGIFVVTGTVARDAGPGVTISFTLAGVSCILNALCYAELATRFPPVVGGAYLYTYAAFNELTAFLVFAQLMLDYHIGAASIARSLAGYIISFLEIFPLFKDNIPSWLGNGQELLGGVISINVLAPVLLALLTFILCWGVGESSTINSIMTSLKVIIVVCVILTGAFEVDVSNWSPFTPNGFHAVLTGATVVFFAYVGFDAVANSAEESKNPRRDLPIGIIGSLLICIALYIGVCLVITGMVPYYLLGEEAPLAAAFTSKGLKFVSFLISVGAIAGLTTTLLIGLYVQSRLYLGLGRDGLLPSFFSKVHPKRHTPIISQVWVGIVAGVLAGLFNIHSLSHILSVGTLTGYSVVSACVITLRWKDKTTRQVSSSTWREGVICLILVACSGFGAGVFYRYGSLWVSVVAAILALLASIALHLRHTYGDVAGFPCPGVPFVPALCVFVNMFLFAQLHQEAWVRFVVVSIITIIVYAFYGQHHANPIPQGSDIYFQVPG; encoded by the exons ATGGGTGCCCGAAATTTACAAACCgtctcttcttcatcttcttcttcttcatttttctccCGTTTTTGGTCCTCTGCTTTGAGAACCAAGCCTTTGATTTCTCCCTCCGATGCTTCCTCCAACCGTACCAACTCCGGCGATGGCCTCGTACGCCGTCTTGGCGTCATCGACCTTGTTCTTCTCGGCGTCGGGGCTTCCATCGGAGCTGGCATCTTCGTCGTCACCGGTACTGTCGCTCGTGACGCTGGTCCTG GAGTCACCATTAGTTTCACGCTAGCAGGAGTATCATGTATCCTAAATGCACTCTGTTATGCTGAACTAGCTACTCGCTTTCCTCCTGTTGTGGGCGGAGCATACTTGTATACATATGCAGCTTTCAATGAACTCACTGCTTTTCTTGTTTTTGCACAATTGATGCTTGACTATCATATTGGAGCAGCTAGTATAGCACGGAGTTTAGCTGGTTATATAATCTCATTTCTTGAGATCTTTCCCCTTTTTAAAGATAACATTCCAAGTTGGCTCGGAAATGGGCAAGAGTTACTGGGAGGAGTTATTTCTATTAATGTACTGGCTCCAGTTCTTCTAGCTCTATTGACCTTTATTCTTTGTTGGGGTGTTGGAGAGTCTTCTACTATAAACTCTATCATGACTTCATTGAAG GTCATCATCGTGGTGTGCGTCATCTTAACTGGTGCTTTTGAGGTTGATGTTTCAAATTGGTCTCCTTTTACTCCAAATGGTTTTCATGCAGTGTTAACTGGAGCTACTGTAGTATTCTTCGCATATGTAGGGTTTGATGCAGTTGCAAATTCAGCTGAAGAATCAAAAAATCCCAGG AGGGATTTACCAATTGGCATAATCGGAAGTCTTCTCATTTGCATTGCTCTATATATTGGTGTCTGCTTAGTGATAACTGGAATGGTTCCTTATTATCTTCTTGGGGAAGAGGCTCCCTTGGCTGCGGCTTTTACATCCAAAGGCTtgaaatttgtttcttttttgatAAGTGTTGGTGCTATTGCTGGACTTACAACAACGCTGCTTATCGGTCTTTATGTTCAG TCACGTCTATATCTTGGGCTTGGGAGAGATGGTTTGCtgccttcttttttttccaaagtGCACCCAAAACGCCACACTCCTATTATTTCTCAAGTCTGGGTTGGTATTGTCGCTGGCGTATTGGCTGGATTGTTTAATATACACTCACTCTCTCATATTCTTTCAGTTGGCACCTTG ACCGGCTATTCTGTTGTCTCGGCTTGTGTTATCACCCTGCGGTGGAAAGACAAAACAACCCGTCAGGTGTCTTCTTCAACCTGGCGAGAAGGTGTCATCTGTCTTATTCTAGTTGCCTGCAGTGGTTTTGGTGCTGGAGTGTTTTATCGGTATGGTTCGCTGTGGGTTTCTGTCGTAGCTGCTATTCTTGCACTTCTTGCATCGATCGCTCTTCATCTTCGCCAT ACCTACGGAGATGTGGCTGGATTTCCTTGTCCGGGAGTTCCCTTTGTGCCGGCCCTTTGCGTATTTGTCAACATGTTCCTATTTGCTCAG TTACACCAAGAAGCGTGGGTTAGATTTGTGGTGGTCAGTATTATTACAATCATCGTTTATGCATTTTATGGGCAGCATCATGCTAATCCCATTCCCCAAGGTTCTGACATTTATTTTCAGGTTCCAGGATAG
- the LOC103498806 gene encoding uncharacterized protein LOC103498806, with amino-acid sequence MDKVAEEVNRVKNEWNEAFHHTLERIKAIESYDKQSESMGKNSLPRLNALAQDGLNLLSSLEFKLDLLAPQLLSDSEIEAAQSLLESWKNQSQNLRSSLRNANMQAKANMRKAAQEERERLLGGGEESTIRRRNLQTKAGMTSAAESITESLRRTRQLMVQEVERTASTIETFEESTGVLKKAESEYKGHRSLLTRTRNLLSTMQRQDVMDRIILAVGFFFFSLAVLYVVSKRIGLLKLQRMATAAIKAGMAKQANQIPGDVINHGRNPVQAKEEDLVHRIEDLQERRIWDEL; translated from the exons ATGGACAAGGTTGCAGAGGAGGTGAATCGGGTCAAAAATGAGTGGAATGAGGCTTTTCATCACACTCTCGAGCGGATTAAGGCAATCGAATCATACGATAAACAAAGTGAATCAATGGGGAAGAATTCCCTCCCCAGACTCAATGCTCTTGCTCAAGATGGATTGAATCTCCTCTCGTCGCTGGAATTCAAGCTCGATCTTCTTGCTCCCCAGTTGCTCTCTGATTCTGAAATCGAAGCTGCTCAATCGCTGCTTGAATCCTGGAAAAATCAATCCCAAAA TTTGCGATCGAGTCTGAGAAATGCTAATATGCAAGCAAAAGCCAACATGAGAAAGGCTGCTCAGGAGGAG AGAGAACGACTTCTAGGTGGAGGAGAAGAGTCCACAATTCGCAGACGGAACTTACA AACTAAGGCTGGAATGACATCTGCTGCAGAAAGCATCACCGAAAGTCTTCGCCGAACCCGTCAGCTTATGGTTCAG GAGGTGGAAAGAACTGCAAGCACAATTGAGACTTTCG AGGAATCAACTGGAGTGTTAAAGAAGGCCGAGAGTGAATATAAGGGGCACCGCTCGTTGTTAACGCGAACCAGAAACTTACTTTCAACAATGCAACGGCAAGATGTAATGGACAG GATTATACTGGCCgttgggtttttctttttctctcttgcTGTTCTTTATGTCGTCTCAAAACGTATTGGGCTACTGAAGTTGCAAAGGATGGCGACTGCTGCCATTAAAGCTGGGATGGCCAAGCAAGCAAATCAAATACCTGGAGATGTTATTAACCATGGTAGAAATCCAGTTCAAGCCAAGGAGGAGGATTTAGTTCACAGAATCGAAGATCTACAGGAACGACGTATTTGGGACGAACTTTGA